The nucleotide sequence TCAACGACGGCTATGTGTACCGCGAGAAGCTCGGGAACCGACCGGGCAGCAGCGCGCTCGCCCACCTGACGGACCGGTACCGTCACTCCACTGAAGCCGAGTGGCAGGCCCGCTTCGTGCGCGGCGAGGTGCAGTTGGACGGTGTCGTCGCGGACGGCTCGGAGGCGCTGCGAGCAGGGCAGTGGCTGTGCTGGCACCGCCCACCCTGGGAGGAGCACGACACCCCCCAGGGCTTCGAGCTCGTGCATGAAGACGCGGAGCTCGTCGTCGTGGTGAAGCCGGGGGGCCTGCCGACGCTTCCCTCGGGGGGCTACCTGAAGAACACGCTGCTGTCCTTCGTGCAGGCCCGCTGGCCCGAAGCCGTCCCCATGCACCGCCTGGGGCGGGCGACGTCCGGCCTGGTGCTCTTCACCCGCACGCACGACGCGGCCTCCAAGGTGGCGAGCAGCTGGCGCGAGGGCCGGGTGCACAAGCGCTACCGCGCGCTCTCCAGCGGGCTCGCCGCCAGCGAGCACTACGACATCCGCGCCCCCATCGGGCTCGTCCCCCACCCGCTGCTGGGCGAGGTGCACGGCGCGAACGCGCGCGGAAAGCCTTCGCACAGCACGGCGCAAGTCCTCGAGCGCCGCACCGGGGACACGCTCTTCCAGGTGGACATCCACACGGGGCGTCCCGAGCAGATTCGCATCCACCTGGCCTTCATCGGCCACCCCCTCGTGGGAGACCCGCTCTTCGCCGCGGGCGGCGTGCCGCTGGCCGACAACCCCGGCCTGCCCGGCGACGGCGGCTACCTGCTGCACGCCGAGTCGCTCGCCCTCCTGCATCCCCGCTCGGGCGAGCGCCTCCAGCTTCACGCGCCGCCGCCCCTCGCGCTCCGCTGCTAGCGGCAGCAGCGCAGGGGCCGCGGCTTCAGGCGTCCTTCGGGCCCGGGCCCAGGGGCACGTCCCAGCGCCGGGCGAGCTGCACCAGCGCGTCCGGCGTGCGCAGGTCCGTGGGAGGCAGCGCCACGCCGGGTCGCTGCAGGACGTACAGGTTCCAGAGGCCCTGCAGGCCCAGCCGGTGGATGTCCTCGTTCATCCGCCGCTCCAGCCGCGGGGCGTGCACGAAGCCCGCCGCCTCGAACTGGCGCCGCCACCACGCGAAGGACGCAATCGTCAGGTGCCCCTCCAGGGGCCGGCCCCACTCGTCACGCGCCAGGTCCTCCTCCGGCACCGGGCCGGGATACTCCGGCCCCTGCGCCCGGTAGTGCTCCAGCCGCTCCGGCCGCACCTTCCCGTCGAACCAGCCATCCGGGCCCGTGTCGCACGGGCCGAAGGACGGCGCCGTCACCACCAGGAAGCCCTGCGTCACGCGGAACAGCTCCGAAATCGCGTGCGGCACCAGGGCCGGCGGCAGGTGCTCCAGCGTCTCGAAGGCGGACACCAGCTCGAACTGCCGGTCCTCGAAGGGCAGGCGCTGGGACAGGTCTCCGAGGAACAGGTGCGGCTTGACGTCCCACGGCGCGTGGTGGATGGCGAAGTCGCTGAAGTCGGTGCCCTTGGCGTCCCAGCCCAGCTCGCGCAGCGCCTGCACCGTGAAGCCCAGCGCGCAGCCCACGTCCAGCGCGTCCTTCACCTCGAAGTGCTTCCACAGCAGGTACGCGGCCTTGTTGGCGTGGCTGGAGCTGCGGCGGTAGTGCTCGTAGCCGCTGTTGCCCTCGCGGTCCAACGGGTTGCGCCCGGCGCCGTAGTAGCTGGCCCCGTACATGTCCTCGCCCCCTCGTGCCAGCAGCAGGGACAGCTCGAAGCTCAAGAGCTCCAGGCCGCTGCGCAGCGGCGGGACGTGGGTGACACCCTTGATGACCAGCCGCCGGGCCTCCAGCGCGAGCCGCCGCCGCACGCGGGCGGGCAGTCGCTGGAGACCATCTTTCGTGAGGAGTGACGAGAGCTTCACGGACACGACTCCGGCAGGCAGGGGACCGCGCCTCTTATGCCAGGAACCGGTGGCCCGGTCACCCCTGCCCGAGCGGGCCGTCACGGCCGGCTACGGCTGGGCGCGCAGCCAGGTCGTGGCGGTCTCGAGGTTGTCGAACAGCACGGCCGTGCCAGGCAGTGCCTGCTGCAGCGTCGTCGTCGCGGAGACGAAGCTGAGGCGGGCCGGGGACTGGACCCAGGCGAAGTGGCGCAGTCCCGCCTGCTGCATCCGGGGGAACCAGTTGCCCGCGACCCAGGCCGCGGCGCCCACCCAGATGCCCGTCACCAGCGTGTTGTCGTTCAACACCTTCGACAGGCGCAGCGCGGCCAGCAGCCGCAGCATCTCCTCGCAGCCGGCCTTCACCATGTCGACGGACTGGTAGCCCTTCCAGTTCGCATACAGCCAGCCTTCTGACTGCTCATGGTGGATGTCGAGGTTGTCGCTCGAATACAGCACGTGCCCGGCCATGAACCTCTCTGAAGGCTGAAGGGAAGCTCTACTCAAGGACGTTGGGCCTCCGGGTCAAGGAGGATCGTCCTCCTGTTCCGGAGCGCACCCCGACAACCTGCCAGTGCGGGACGCCCCTGTCCGGTTCCTCCCAGTCCGGGGACGAGTCCGGCGGGAAGCCTCCTGCCTGCCCTCCTGCCGGGCCGCCGAAGCAGCCCGGAGGCCTGTCAGTCACACGGCAGCATCAGCGTGAAGGCCGAGCCCGCGCCGGGACGGCTGGTCAGCGCCACGGTGCCACTGTGGGCCTCGACCACCTGCTTCACGATCCACAGGCCCAGCCCGAACCCCCCGGCGAACTGCTCGCTGTCCGCCTGGGCGAAGCGCTCGAAGATTCGCGCGTGGTCCTTCTCGTGGATGCCCGGACCGCTGTCGCGCACGACGAGGCGGGCCCAGGGGCCCTCGCTCTGGACCCGGACCGTCACCGGCATGCCGGGAGCGTAGCGCGCCGCGTTCTGCAGCAGGTTGGTGACCGCCTGCTCCATGCGCATCCGGTGGAGCAGGGCCCCACTCCCCGCGGCTGCCGGCGGGAACCGCCGACTACGAGCTGCAGGAGAGCGCCGAGCACCCTGGCTTGGAGCGCGCCCAGTCCGGCCGCTTCGCCGCGTACTCCTCGCGCCCGGGCTGGTCGTCGAAGGGCCTGCGCATCACGTCGAGCAGCGTGTGCACCTTGGAGTCATCCCCCGCGTGCGCCGCGTCGATGGCCTCCTGGGCGAGCCAGTTGCGCAGGACGTACTTCGGATTCACCGCGTCCATCCGCCGGGCCAGCTCCGCCGGGGCCACGTCCTCGCGGCGGGTGCGCTGCCACCAGGCAGCCAGCCACTCGACGCCCTTCGCGACGTGCGCCTCGGGGACCTCGCCGTAGAACGTCTCGCGCACCACCGGCGGCAGCGACGTGGGCGCCGAGGCCATCGTCACCACCTGGGAGAGGCCGCGGAAGAAGCGGGTCATGTCCGTCTCCTCCTCCGCGAGCCAGGCGAAGCAGCCATTCGTCAGCGCCACGTCCGCCTCGTCCTGGAGCGACGACAGCCCGAGCTTCGCCGCGAAGCGCCTGCCTGCCTCTTCCCCGAAGGTGCGCTGGTATTCCAGCAGGCCCGCCTCGAGCAGGGACTCGTCGTCGTCGAACAGCGGCATCAGCGCGACGCCCAGCCGCTCGATGTTCCACAGGCCGATGGCGGGCTGGTTGCCGAACCGGTAGCGCCGCTGCTCCGCGTCGGTGGTGTTGGGCGTCCAGCCGGGATTGAAGTCATCCACCCAGCCATAGGGGCCGTAGTCGATGGTGAGCCCCAGGATGGACATGTTGTCGGTGTTCATCACGCCGTGCACGAAGCCGACGGCCTGCCAGTGCGCGATGAGCTTCGCGGTGCGCCGCGCCACCTCGCGGTAGAAGGCCGCGTAGGTCTCCTTCGACGGCACGCCGAGCTCCGCGAAGAAGTGCTGCACGGTGTAGTCCGCCAGCTGCTTCAGCAGCGCCACGTCACCGCGGCTGGCGCACAGCTCGAAGTTGCCGAAGCGCAGGAAGGACGGCGCGACACGGCAGACGATGGCGCCGGGCTCGGCCTCGGGGTGGCCGTCGTAGAACATGTCGCGGATGACCGCGTCGCCCGTCGCCACCAGCGACAGCGCCCGGGTGGTGGGCACGCCCAGGTGGTGCATCGCCTCGCTGCACAGGAACTCGCGAATCGACGAGCGGAGCACCGCGCGTCCATCCGCGCGGCGGGAGTAGGGCGTGGGCCCCGCGCCCTTGAGCTGGAGCTCCTGGCGCGTGCCGTCCGGTGTCAGCAGCTCGCCCAGGACGATGGCGCGCCCGTCCCCGAGCTGCCCGGCCCAGTTGCCGAACTGGTGGCCCCCATAGTTGGCGGCATACGGCACCATGCCCGGCCACAGGGCGTTGCCGGCCAGCACCTGCACGGCCTCGGCAGCCTGGAGCGTGGCCGCGTCCAGCCCGAGCAGCCGGGCCACCTCGGGAGACCAGGCAATCATGCGCGGCGCGGCCACGGGCGTCGGCTGGACCCTGGACCAGAGCGCACCCTGCACCTGGCGCGGGCGGCGGTCGCTGAGCGGGTCTCCGGGGAGGGATTCGACGAAGCGCGAGTGGAACGAAAGCATGTGAGCTCAGATGCCGGAGCGGCCCGGATGATGCGGGGGGAGGACTGCTCTACCACCCCGGCACGGCCGCCTGCACGCCTGGAGGGGAGGCAACCCCGTCACCGGCGGCGTGCCCCGGTGCTCAGTGCGCCGGGGGAGCAGCGGACTCCGAGGGCAGCACCTGGCGCAGCTCGTCGACGGAGACCGAGAGCAGCACCGTGTCACTCACCGACTGGACGATGCGCGTCGGCAGCTCGATGCGGCCCGCGTGGAAGAAATTCCAGAATGCGCCAATCTGGTCGGCGGTCTCCGAGTGCAGCTTCACCTGCAGCGCCTCGACCTTCCAGGTCTCGCTGTCGATGGACAGGGCCTCCACGGTGCCGAGCTCCTGGCCGCCCGCGGCGACGACCGTGCGGCCCGCGTGGACGCGCTCCGTGATTCGCATGTGCCGGCTCCTTCCCCTCCTGGGATGATGGGGATGGCGCCAGCGGGGTGCCGCGAGGCGCGCACGGGTGTCGGA is from Pyxidicoccus xibeiensis and encodes:
- a CDS encoding RluA family pseudouridine synthase, which codes for MLLNDGYVYREKLGNRPGSSALAHLTDRYRHSTEAEWQARFVRGEVQLDGVVADGSEALRAGQWLCWHRPPWEEHDTPQGFELVHEDAELVVVVKPGGLPTLPSGGYLKNTLLSFVQARWPEAVPMHRLGRATSGLVLFTRTHDAASKVASSWREGRVHKRYRALSSGLAASEHYDIRAPIGLVPHPLLGEVHGANARGKPSHSTAQVLERRTGDTLFQVDIHTGRPEQIRIHLAFIGHPLVGDPLFAAGGVPLADNPGLPGDGGYLLHAESLALLHPRSGERLQLHAPPPLALRC
- a CDS encoding class I SAM-dependent methyltransferase, producing MKLSSLLTKDGLQRLPARVRRRLALEARRLVIKGVTHVPPLRSGLELLSFELSLLLARGGEDMYGASYYGAGRNPLDREGNSGYEHYRRSSSHANKAAYLLWKHFEVKDALDVGCALGFTVQALRELGWDAKGTDFSDFAIHHAPWDVKPHLFLGDLSQRLPFEDRQFELVSAFETLEHLPPALVPHAISELFRVTQGFLVVTAPSFGPCDTGPDGWFDGKVRPERLEHYRAQGPEYPGPVPEEDLARDEWGRPLEGHLTIASFAWWRRQFEAAGFVHAPRLERRMNEDIHRLGLQGLWNLYVLQRPGVALPPTDLRTPDALVQLARRWDVPLGPGPKDA
- a CDS encoding sensor histidine kinase, whose protein sequence is MEQAVTNLLQNAARYAPGMPVTVRVQSEGPWARLVVRDSGPGIHEKDHARIFERFAQADSEQFAGGFGLGLWIVKQVVEAHSGTVALTSRPGAGSAFTLMLPCD
- a CDS encoding protein adenylyltransferase SelO, whose translation is MLSFHSRFVESLPGDPLSDRRPRQVQGALWSRVQPTPVAAPRMIAWSPEVARLLGLDAATLQAAEAVQVLAGNALWPGMVPYAANYGGHQFGNWAGQLGDGRAIVLGELLTPDGTRQELQLKGAGPTPYSRRADGRAVLRSSIREFLCSEAMHHLGVPTTRALSLVATGDAVIRDMFYDGHPEAEPGAIVCRVAPSFLRFGNFELCASRGDVALLKQLADYTVQHFFAELGVPSKETYAAFYREVARRTAKLIAHWQAVGFVHGVMNTDNMSILGLTIDYGPYGWVDDFNPGWTPNTTDAEQRRYRFGNQPAIGLWNIERLGVALMPLFDDDESLLEAGLLEYQRTFGEEAGRRFAAKLGLSSLQDEADVALTNGCFAWLAEEETDMTRFFRGLSQVVTMASAPTSLPPVVRETFYGEVPEAHVAKGVEWLAAWWQRTRREDVAPAELARRMDAVNPKYVLRNWLAQEAIDAAHAGDDSKVHTLLDVMRRPFDDQPGREEYAAKRPDWARSKPGCSALSCSS
- a CDS encoding PRC-barrel domain-containing protein, whose translation is MRITERVHAGRTVVAAGGQELGTVEALSIDSETWKVEALQVKLHSETADQIGAFWNFFHAGRIELPTRIVQSVSDTVLLSVSVDELRQVLPSESAAPPAH